From Spartinivicinus ruber, the proteins below share one genomic window:
- a CDS encoding TIGR02444 family protein, whose protein sequence is MNLGTIPQVSATANPFWTFSCTVYQQTNIAKTALQFQNQWQLNINILLFCSFCSLHQRRLSKQNSQQLWQQLAQWQREYTLQIRKLRQKLKGYSKGEDKSLYQLMKQVELHFEYQEQQILFGLFDSLDQDDQKNLDDLFITNTSNYLDSINQFPFQELQAALLLWFNEIKQYWQNHRK, encoded by the coding sequence GTGAATCTAGGCACAATTCCTCAGGTTTCAGCCACCGCCAATCCTTTCTGGACTTTTTCCTGCACTGTTTATCAACAGACAAACATTGCTAAAACTGCTTTACAATTTCAAAACCAATGGCAGTTGAATATTAATATCCTATTGTTTTGTAGCTTTTGCAGCCTGCATCAGCGGAGGCTCAGCAAGCAGAATAGCCAACAACTATGGCAGCAATTAGCTCAATGGCAGCGGGAATATACTTTACAAATCAGAAAACTCAGACAAAAACTTAAAGGCTACAGTAAAGGGGAAGACAAATCGCTTTATCAACTAATGAAGCAAGTTGAGTTACATTTTGAATACCAAGAGCAGCAAATCCTTTTCGGCCTATTCGATAGCCTTGATCAAGACGACCAAAAGAACCTGGATGATCTATTTATTACCAATACATCAAACTATCTTGATAGTATTAATCAATTTCCATTTCAAGAACTACAAGCAGCACTTCTGTTATGGTTTAACGAGATAAAGCAATATTGGCAAAATCACCGTAAATAA
- a CDS encoding ATP-binding cassette domain-containing protein, giving the protein MIKLENISLFRGRKQLLVGASATIHNGQKVAVIGANGSGKSSLFAMLLGQLTIDSGELLMPEKASIAHMQQEVGYCDKAAVEYVIDGDAQLRSLEQALLLAEKQQDHQREAFIHAELDAINGYTAHYRAEQLLQGLGFNPSDYQKSVDTFSGGWQIRLNLAQALMCRSDILLLDEPTNHLDLDAIIWLEEWLKRYHGTLLLISHDRDFIDNVVDQVIHFEQQQLHSYSGNYSAYERIRAERLALQQSLYEKQKREIAHLEKFINRFRAKASKARQAQSRLKTLDKMERIAQAHVDSPFSFSFGNNNRVSSPLLQLHQADLGYPDKIVLQSVNLDIQPGARIGLLGANGAGKSTLVKTLAGQLSVQAGEKKEGQNFKIGYFAQQHLDALDVSATPLLVIQRLSPTTSEQAIRDFLGGFNFVGDQAVATIADFSGGEKARLALAVIAWQAPNLLLLDEPTNHLDIDMRFALTRALQNFEGAVVLVSHDRYLLNSSVDDLWLVSDGQVKPYQQDLSEYSKWLIEQKKAQLALKTTIDSQQDDENTSKELNKNASKSRKEQKRVEAEMRAQLRPLKQKVEQLEVDIHKNDQALEALNKVLGDSSLYEEKNKTKLRQLLDEQSQLKKQQQLLEDDWMLAQEELEAMTRELNSLA; this is encoded by the coding sequence ATGATTAAGTTGGAAAATATCTCATTATTTCGTGGCCGTAAGCAGTTATTGGTTGGTGCCAGTGCAACTATTCATAATGGCCAAAAAGTAGCGGTAATTGGAGCTAATGGCTCTGGTAAGTCAAGTTTGTTTGCTATGCTGTTAGGTCAGCTCACCATTGATAGTGGCGAACTATTAATGCCAGAGAAAGCCAGTATTGCCCATATGCAACAAGAGGTGGGTTATTGTGATAAAGCTGCAGTTGAGTATGTTATTGATGGTGATGCACAACTACGATCGCTGGAGCAAGCGTTATTATTGGCTGAAAAACAGCAAGATCACCAGCGAGAAGCCTTTATTCATGCTGAGCTGGATGCCATTAATGGTTATACTGCTCACTATCGAGCTGAGCAATTACTTCAGGGTTTAGGATTTAACCCATCAGATTATCAAAAATCAGTTGATACCTTTTCTGGTGGTTGGCAGATCCGTTTAAACCTAGCACAGGCACTAATGTGCCGCTCAGATATACTGTTATTGGATGAGCCAACCAACCACTTAGACCTTGATGCCATTATTTGGTTGGAAGAGTGGCTGAAACGTTATCATGGGACATTATTATTAATTTCCCATGACCGTGATTTTATTGATAACGTAGTAGATCAAGTAATCCATTTTGAGCAACAACAGCTTCACAGTTATTCAGGCAATTACTCTGCTTACGAGCGAATTAGAGCAGAACGGCTTGCTTTACAGCAGTCGTTATATGAAAAACAAAAGCGAGAAATCGCTCATTTAGAGAAGTTTATTAACCGGTTTCGAGCCAAAGCATCTAAAGCGCGGCAGGCCCAAAGTCGGTTAAAAACCTTAGATAAAATGGAGCGTATTGCTCAGGCTCATGTCGATAGCCCATTTTCATTTAGTTTTGGCAACAACAATCGGGTTTCCAGCCCATTATTGCAATTACATCAAGCTGACTTAGGTTACCCAGATAAGATTGTTTTGCAGTCGGTTAACCTTGATATTCAACCTGGTGCCAGAATTGGTTTGCTTGGAGCAAATGGTGCAGGTAAATCAACGCTAGTTAAAACGCTGGCGGGACAATTGTCTGTCCAGGCAGGAGAAAAAAAGGAAGGGCAAAATTTTAAAATAGGTTACTTTGCTCAGCAACATTTGGATGCTTTAGATGTGTCTGCTACACCGCTGTTAGTTATCCAGCGCTTATCACCTACAACTTCAGAACAAGCTATTCGAGACTTTTTGGGTGGTTTTAATTTTGTGGGGGATCAAGCAGTTGCCACTATTGCAGATTTTTCTGGTGGAGAGAAAGCCCGTTTGGCATTGGCAGTGATAGCTTGGCAAGCACCAAATTTGCTGTTATTAGATGAACCTACCAACCACTTAGATATTGATATGCGCTTTGCATTGACAAGGGCATTACAAAATTTCGAAGGTGCTGTAGTGTTAGTTTCACATGATCGATATTTATTAAATAGCTCGGTCGATGACTTATGGTTGGTAAGTGACGGGCAGGTAAAACCTTATCAGCAGGATTTATCTGAATATAGCAAATGGCTCATTGAACAAAAGAAAGCACAATTGGCGTTAAAAACTACCATCGACAGCCAGCAGGATGATGAAAATACAAGCAAAGAACTGAACAAAAATGCTTCGAAGTCGCGAAAGGAACAAAAGCGTGTGGAAGCGGAGATGCGTGCTCAATTAAGACCACTTAAGCAAAAAGTAGAACAGCTTGAAGTAGATATTCATAAAAACGACCAAGCGCTTGAAGCATTAAATAAAGTGCTAGGAGACTCCTCTTTGTATGAGGAAAAAAATAAAACGAAATTACGTCAGTTATTAGATGAGCAAAGCCAGCTTAAAAAACAACAACAACTTTTGGAGGATGACTGGATGCTGGCACAGGAAGAGTTGGAGGCAATGACAAGAGAATTAAATTCTCTTGCCTGA
- a CDS encoding TetR/AcrR family transcriptional regulator — MGRPIEFNRDEVLDQALEVFWNTGYTATSVADLVEATSLKPGSLYAAFKSKRGLYMAAIDCYAQRRLDKQVCCFESIDSPLAAIKLYFEQLTTDILQDNESKGCFLVNTLLEVAPHDEGIHQKVSSYLRQIEAGFRHMIEKAQKSGEITADKDPKTLSQLLMIGITGLRVLTGTKPNKQELDHMLAQLLSNLTS; from the coding sequence ATGGGCCGTCCTATAGAGTTTAACAGAGACGAGGTTCTTGATCAGGCCCTCGAAGTTTTCTGGAATACTGGCTATACCGCCACGTCTGTAGCTGACTTGGTCGAAGCCACAAGCTTAAAGCCAGGCAGCTTATACGCAGCTTTTAAAAGTAAACGTGGCCTTTATATGGCTGCAATTGACTGTTATGCACAACGCCGGCTGGATAAGCAGGTTTGTTGTTTTGAGTCGATAGACTCACCATTAGCAGCAATCAAACTTTATTTTGAGCAGTTAACCACAGACATTTTGCAGGATAACGAATCAAAAGGTTGCTTTTTAGTTAATACATTACTTGAAGTGGCTCCTCACGATGAAGGCATTCATCAAAAAGTGAGCAGTTATTTACGACAAATAGAAGCTGGCTTTCGCCATATGATTGAAAAAGCTCAAAAATCTGGTGAAATTACAGCAGACAAAGATCCAAAAACACTATCTCAGTTGCTGATGATTGGCATTACTGGTTTACGCGTGCTTACAGGAACTAAACCTAATAAACAGGAATTGGATCATATGTTAGCTCAACTATTGAGCAACTTGACAAGCTAG
- a CDS encoding FAD-dependent oxidoreductase, giving the protein MYNYYDTIIIGGGLAGLVTAYELLQSSYKGTLLIIERNPPCHLGGLARLAFGGMLLVDTPLQRLNRIKDSMSLAKKDWHSFAEFSPNDYWPRQWAEYYIQSSPKLWQWLKALQLKFFPVVQWVERGLYTPGNSVPRYHVLWGTAARLISQLVAGINQFNVNQQLTIKYEQTIQHINRGGAVYELSATSDTEQMHCYRCSSLVIATGGIAGNIEKVKSYWSISDQPGRLLNGAHPSANGHIHNQVIGLGGAVTHLDKMWNYAAGIHHPSPQFTDHGLSLIPAKSALWLNAKGERMGPEPLVTGYDTHFLCQQVAKEPAGYTWQILNKRIALKELAISGADHNPSLRDRRLIPFLLENLRGNHWLVDYLVNRSADVVTANSITELADKMKKISEGSHLCSDTLKNTINCYDQNVSRGRQFYNDDQLRRIKQLRTWRGDKVRTCRIKPIDDPKAYPLIAIKLHLISRKTLGGVQTNLASQVMQQDQQMMPGLYAVGEAAGFGGGGLCGKRSLEGTFLTGCILTAMSAAEDIAKG; this is encoded by the coding sequence ATGTATAACTACTATGACACGATTATTATTGGTGGTGGGTTGGCAGGCTTAGTCACTGCTTATGAGCTTTTACAATCTTCTTATAAAGGAACTCTGTTAATTATTGAGCGAAATCCACCCTGCCACTTAGGTGGTTTGGCTCGCTTGGCATTTGGTGGAATGTTGCTGGTAGATACACCATTGCAAAGGTTAAATAGAATAAAAGACAGTATGTCACTTGCTAAGAAAGACTGGCATAGTTTTGCGGAGTTTTCTCCAAACGATTATTGGCCCCGGCAGTGGGCTGAATATTATATTCAGTCTTCACCCAAGTTGTGGCAGTGGCTCAAAGCTTTGCAGCTAAAATTTTTTCCAGTGGTACAGTGGGTAGAACGGGGGCTTTATACACCAGGTAACTCAGTACCCCGTTATCATGTATTGTGGGGTACAGCTGCCAGGTTGATTTCACAATTAGTTGCGGGAATTAATCAGTTTAATGTAAACCAGCAACTCACCATTAAGTATGAGCAAACTATCCAGCATATTAACCGAGGTGGGGCTGTCTATGAGTTATCAGCAACAAGTGATACTGAGCAGATGCACTGTTATCGGTGTTCCTCATTGGTGATTGCCACGGGTGGAATTGCCGGCAATATAGAAAAAGTGAAAAGCTATTGGTCGATTAGCGATCAGCCTGGTCGTTTACTTAATGGGGCGCACCCATCTGCAAATGGCCATATTCATAATCAAGTGATTGGCCTAGGCGGTGCTGTCACTCACTTGGATAAGATGTGGAATTATGCGGCTGGTATTCATCATCCCTCACCACAGTTTACTGATCATGGTCTGAGTTTAATTCCTGCCAAATCAGCTTTATGGCTTAATGCTAAGGGTGAGCGAATGGGGCCTGAACCTTTAGTGACGGGGTATGATACCCATTTTTTATGTCAGCAAGTGGCAAAGGAGCCTGCTGGTTATACTTGGCAGATTTTAAATAAACGCATTGCTTTAAAAGAGCTGGCGATTTCAGGAGCTGATCATAATCCATCATTACGTGATAGAAGGCTAATTCCTTTTTTACTGGAAAACCTGCGAGGCAACCATTGGCTGGTGGACTATTTAGTCAACCGATCAGCTGATGTGGTCACAGCAAATAGCATCACTGAGCTGGCAGATAAAATGAAAAAAATATCAGAAGGCTCTCATCTATGCAGCGATACGTTGAAAAATACTATTAATTGTTATGACCAAAATGTTAGTAGGGGGAGACAGTTTTACAATGATGATCAATTACGCAGGATAAAGCAGTTACGCACTTGGCGGGGGGATAAAGTAAGAACTTGTCGAATAAAGCCTATTGATGACCCAAAGGCTTACCCGCTAATAGCCATTAAACTACACTTGATTTCACGTAAAACCCTTGGTGGTGTTCAAACTAATTTAGCCAGTCAGGTTATGCAACAAGATCAACAGATGATGCCAGGCTTATATGCAGTCGGTGAAGCAGCAGGATTTGGCGGTGGTGGTCTATGCGGCAAACGCTCTTTAGAAGGCACTTTTTTAACAGGATGTATTTTAACGGCTATGAGTGCAGCAGAGGATATTGCAAAGGGATAA
- a CDS encoding thiamine pyrophosphate-binding protein: MKKTGAWLLRHGLEQLQIAFTYGIPGVHNTEIYDELASSKHIKPILVTHEGNGAFMADAYSRTTGKVGVLVIVPGAGITQAASGIAEAYLDGIPMLIISGGIRSQGEFHYQLHDIRQHDLLAPITKATFHIKKHSEIIETLYKAYDIAIAGEPGPVFIEVPVDIQLETGVVDSIPIYKPQAPVELSSEVIQTIKSAAEILVEAKQPAIFVGWGAVDTGTIVQTIAEHLSAPVATTLQGLSSFPANHPLHVGMGFGPAAVPAAEEAFKQCDCLLAVGTRFAEIATGSYGLPVPDKLIHVDINPQVFNKNYQATVAIEGDAQQVLPELLAELQQLSPAKNYAELAGSIQDNKQRYLTEWLAHYSNERINPAALFRELRALLGDDAFVIADDGNHTFLTAELMPIHQERHFISPTDFNCMGYAVPAAIATKLAHPEHIVVAVVGDGALLMSGLELTTAANYQLGIIYLIFNDGELAQIAQAQQIPYNRKTCTQLGVVDYSGLSAAAGCEYLQIKGEDIITEKLQQALTLVRENKPVVVDIAIDYSKRTRFTDGVVATNLKRFPLKTQLKMVSRAIYRKLAG; the protein is encoded by the coding sequence ATGAAAAAAACAGGTGCATGGCTATTAAGACATGGTTTGGAGCAATTACAGATCGCTTTTACTTATGGAATACCGGGTGTACATAACACAGAAATATATGATGAATTAGCTAGCTCCAAACATATTAAGCCTATTTTAGTTACCCATGAAGGTAATGGTGCTTTTATGGCTGATGCTTATAGCCGGACGACAGGTAAAGTAGGAGTATTAGTAATTGTGCCTGGTGCGGGAATAACACAAGCAGCCAGTGGAATTGCTGAAGCTTATCTGGACGGTATTCCGATGTTAATAATTAGTGGTGGAATTCGTAGCCAAGGCGAATTTCATTACCAGCTTCATGACATACGACAGCATGATCTATTGGCTCCTATTACTAAAGCAACTTTTCATATTAAAAAACATTCAGAAATTATTGAAACTTTATATAAAGCTTATGATATTGCCATTGCTGGTGAGCCTGGCCCAGTTTTTATTGAGGTACCAGTAGACATCCAGTTGGAGACAGGTGTTGTAGACAGTATTCCGATTTATAAACCACAAGCCCCAGTAGAATTATCTAGTGAAGTGATTCAAACGATTAAGTCAGCTGCTGAAATATTAGTTGAAGCAAAACAGCCGGCTATTTTTGTTGGCTGGGGCGCTGTAGATACTGGAACTATTGTACAAACAATAGCAGAACATTTATCTGCCCCTGTTGCTACAACGTTACAAGGGCTTAGCAGTTTTCCTGCTAATCATCCGTTGCATGTTGGTATGGGGTTTGGGCCTGCTGCGGTGCCAGCAGCTGAAGAGGCATTTAAACAGTGTGACTGTTTATTAGCAGTAGGGACGCGTTTTGCGGAAATTGCTACAGGAAGTTATGGCTTACCTGTTCCAGATAAGCTTATTCATGTGGATATCAACCCCCAGGTTTTTAATAAAAATTACCAAGCAACAGTTGCTATTGAAGGTGATGCTCAACAAGTATTGCCTGAACTATTAGCTGAACTCCAACAGTTAAGCCCTGCTAAGAATTATGCAGAGCTAGCTGGCAGCATTCAGGATAACAAGCAACGTTATTTAACAGAGTGGCTCGCCCATTACAGTAATGAAAGAATAAACCCTGCGGCTTTATTTAGGGAGCTACGTGCTTTGCTTGGTGATGATGCATTTGTTATTGCTGATGATGGCAACCATACTTTTTTAACCGCAGAGCTAATGCCTATCCATCAAGAACGGCATTTCATTTCACCCACTGACTTTAATTGCATGGGGTATGCCGTGCCGGCTGCTATTGCAACGAAACTGGCTCATCCAGAGCACATTGTGGTAGCGGTTGTTGGTGATGGAGCGTTATTGATGAGTGGTTTGGAGTTAACAACTGCTGCGAATTATCAGCTAGGCATTATTTATTTAATATTTAACGATGGTGAATTAGCGCAAATAGCCCAAGCACAACAAATACCCTATAACAGGAAAACCTGTACACAATTAGGAGTGGTTGATTATTCAGGTTTATCGGCTGCTGCTGGTTGTGAATATTTACAAATTAAAGGTGAAGATATAATAACTGAAAAGCTACAACAAGCTTTAACACTAGTTAGAGAAAATAAGCCAGTAGTAGTGGATATAGCTATTGACTATAGTAAGCGAACTCGATTTACGGATGGAGTTGTTGCCACTAATTTAAAGCGGTTCCCCTTAAAAACCCAGTTAAAAATGGTAAGTCGTGCTATTTATCGTAAACTGGCAGGCTAG
- a CDS encoding amidoligase family protein: protein MDQSTNYKVPPVVNRDDGSPRRVGFELEFSGLTLEQVVDTLQVSLGAELQKKTAAEQLLYVDLIGKFNVELDWNYLKRKAAEAKQNGDDEEWIEQLSDVAALLVPVEVVCPPIPVTELAVLDPMISALRLAGAAGTEESLLSAYGVHINPEIPSLDATTLASYLKAFAILQWWLVQANEVDPTRKISPYIDLYSEEYMKQVLSNSSLSMEEIFSDYLAHNGSRNRALDLLPLLAEIDEDRVRNVVDDPKIKARPTFHYRLPDCNIEQPDWSLAIAWNTWWVVEELASRPADLDELGAAFLEADRPILGVNRKNWVAFIDQWLKNHELV from the coding sequence GTGGATCAATCAACCAACTACAAGGTGCCGCCTGTTGTGAACAGGGATGATGGTAGCCCTCGCAGGGTAGGGTTTGAGCTAGAGTTTTCAGGCCTTACTCTTGAGCAGGTTGTAGATACCCTGCAAGTATCACTGGGAGCTGAGTTACAGAAAAAAACTGCTGCTGAGCAACTTCTTTATGTTGATTTAATTGGTAAGTTCAATGTTGAGCTGGATTGGAACTACCTCAAGCGTAAAGCTGCAGAAGCCAAACAAAATGGTGACGATGAAGAGTGGATTGAGCAACTTAGTGATGTTGCTGCTTTATTAGTGCCTGTCGAGGTAGTCTGTCCCCCAATTCCTGTAACTGAGTTAGCCGTATTAGACCCAATGATATCAGCATTGCGTTTAGCGGGAGCAGCTGGTACAGAAGAGTCATTACTATCGGCTTATGGAGTACATATTAATCCTGAAATTCCCAGCCTTGATGCAACAACACTTGCTTCTTATTTAAAAGCGTTTGCTATTTTGCAATGGTGGTTGGTTCAGGCTAATGAAGTTGATCCAACTCGTAAAATAAGCCCTTATATAGACCTCTATTCAGAAGAATATATGAAGCAAGTGCTATCAAACTCGAGCCTATCAATGGAGGAAATATTTTCAGACTACCTAGCACATAATGGTAGTCGTAATCGAGCATTGGACTTGTTGCCTTTATTAGCAGAAATCGATGAAGATAGAGTACGCAATGTGGTAGATGACCCCAAAATTAAAGCGCGTCCAACTTTTCATTATCGTTTACCTGATTGCAATATAGAGCAACCTGACTGGTCGTTGGCAATAGCATGGAATACTTGGTGGGTAGTAGAAGAATTAGCGAGTCGCCCTGCTGACCTTGATGAACTGGGGGCTGCATTTCTTGAAGCTGACCGGCCCATTTTAGGTGTTAATCGTAAAAACTGGGTAGCATTTATAGATCAATGGCTGAAAAACCACGAGTTGGTGTAA
- a CDS encoding gamma-glutamyl-gamma-aminobutyrate hydrolase family protein, producing MAEKPRVGVTGNAQRWSPGWWCIALALRLVGAAPERISVRHPPSGEELDALIISGGNDIGPEHYNGDIDDKVKLDPGRDQLEIEWIQKALEQKIPILGICRGAQLINVVFGGTLHQDIRPLRIHTHNRPGLFPTKQVQLTSDTMLVEVCNKVRLRVNSLHHQAIKDTGAELQVVGWDRDNITQAIEWQKGRIIGVQWHPEYLIYLPSQLALFRWLVVEAQKQSCKV from the coding sequence ATGGCTGAAAAACCACGAGTTGGTGTAACAGGTAATGCCCAGCGTTGGTCTCCAGGTTGGTGGTGTATTGCATTGGCACTTAGACTGGTGGGCGCTGCGCCAGAGCGAATTAGTGTTCGCCACCCGCCTAGTGGGGAAGAACTCGATGCTTTAATTATTAGTGGTGGAAACGATATAGGACCAGAGCATTATAATGGTGATATTGATGATAAAGTTAAGTTAGATCCAGGCCGAGACCAGTTAGAAATTGAATGGATTCAAAAAGCGCTGGAACAGAAAATTCCTATCTTGGGGATTTGTAGAGGTGCTCAACTGATTAATGTGGTGTTTGGAGGGACTTTACATCAAGATATTAGGCCGCTACGTATACACACCCATAATAGACCAGGTTTATTTCCAACTAAGCAGGTTCAATTAACATCAGATACAATGTTGGTTGAAGTATGCAATAAAGTTCGCTTACGTGTTAATAGCCTTCATCATCAGGCAATCAAAGATACTGGTGCTGAACTGCAAGTGGTGGGATGGGATAGAGACAATATTACTCAAGCAATAGAGTGGCAGAAAGGTAGGATTATTGGTGTGCAATGGCATCCTGAATATTTAATTTATTTACCATCACAGTTGGCACTGTTCCGTTGGCTTGTTGTTGAAGCACAAAAGCAATCATGTAAAGTATAA
- a CDS encoding phospholipase effector Tle1 domain-containing protein — protein sequence MAKRIILCCDGTWNRPDQIDKNSKRIVPTNVVKIMRAIEPMAYSGPGLRLQVPQVVFYDPGIGTEGLMEKYLGGFTGYGISRNILQAYRFLANNYCNGDDIFCFGFSRGAYTIRSLCGLIGLIGLLKKNDLDLLPKAYKYYRMSPEQRFLTNEHEDYLHIKQISNNNIAIRFLGVWDTVGALGIPLPFLQKLSHKYWVGFFDTKLGSNVKIARQAIAIDEKRTPFDPDLWTNSTAELSPEQDIKQVWFSGVHANVGGGYPESYLSDQALLWMMGEASEAGLQFNAQMISEIEQYIQQIDTSTNSSVPVINQTYSLFYRFLDIIRLRNPGRAIGSNQRHKKGLLPAMNEFVHPSVENLIALKKHYRPENLLKALDYDEIQYLGIGPRANQPQDRRISPRINCYEPAEIDAGRGHEHIHCTIVNQSAGGAAVCCEEPLKLGQVIHLNRSRSSKVGEVVWQYQDNVGIKYAA from the coding sequence ATGGCCAAGCGAATTATTTTATGCTGTGACGGCACGTGGAACCGGCCAGATCAAATAGACAAAAATAGTAAGCGCATAGTTCCTACAAATGTAGTAAAAATTATGCGCGCCATAGAACCCATGGCTTATTCAGGCCCAGGCTTACGCTTGCAAGTTCCTCAAGTCGTTTTCTATGACCCAGGTATTGGTACTGAAGGTCTGATGGAAAAGTATCTGGGGGGATTTACTGGCTATGGCATATCACGCAACATACTACAAGCTTATCGATTTCTTGCTAATAACTACTGTAACGGTGATGATATTTTTTGTTTTGGCTTTAGCAGAGGGGCTTATACTATTCGCTCTCTCTGTGGACTTATTGGTTTAATAGGATTATTAAAGAAAAATGATCTAGACCTTTTACCAAAAGCATATAAGTATTATCGGATGTCACCAGAACAAAGATTCCTTACCAACGAGCATGAAGACTATTTACATATCAAACAAATTTCTAATAACAATATTGCTATTCGTTTTCTTGGCGTTTGGGATACGGTAGGTGCACTAGGTATTCCCTTACCCTTTCTGCAAAAATTATCACATAAGTACTGGGTAGGCTTTTTTGATACTAAATTAGGTAGCAATGTAAAAATCGCCAGGCAAGCTATTGCTATTGATGAAAAACGTACACCGTTTGACCCAGACCTTTGGACTAACTCCACAGCCGAACTTTCACCTGAACAAGATATAAAACAAGTATGGTTTAGTGGTGTACATGCTAATGTGGGTGGCGGCTATCCTGAATCCTATTTATCTGACCAGGCATTATTATGGATGATGGGAGAAGCAAGTGAAGCAGGCTTACAGTTTAATGCCCAAATGATTTCTGAAATTGAGCAATATATCCAGCAAATAGATACATCTACAAATAGTTCCGTTCCTGTTATAAACCAAACTTATTCATTATTTTATCGTTTTCTTGACATCATTAGACTAAGAAATCCTGGACGTGCAATCGGCAGTAATCAGCGTCATAAAAAAGGTCTCCTTCCTGCAATGAATGAGTTTGTTCATCCAAGTGTCGAAAATTTAATAGCGCTAAAAAAACATTATCGGCCAGAAAACTTACTTAAAGCATTAGATTATGATGAGATTCAGTATTTAGGTATCGGTCCTCGCGCTAATCAACCACAAGACCGTCGTATTTCTCCTCGTATCAACTGTTATGAGCCTGCTGAAATTGATGCAGGTAGGGGCCACGAACATATTCATTGTACAATAGTCAACCAATCGGCTGGTGGTGCAGCTGTTTGCTGCGAAGAACCACTAAAACTTGGCCAAGTGATACACCTGAATCGCTCGCGTAGTTCTAAAGTGGGCGAAGTCGTATGGCAATATCAAGATAATGTTGGAATAAAATATGCGGCCTAA
- a CDS encoding GspH/FimT family pseudopilin, producing the protein MRSTGFTLIEMLITLAIASILLGVAYPAFNNMINENRLTTTANSFIGALAIARNEAIKRGQQISVVAKSSTADNEWGGGWEVRDANNEVIRDFPSLTEQSIALNSNNNFSTITFNSRGFLATTQDTVDIQLPGANSSRLITVTASGVTRIEKIK; encoded by the coding sequence ATGCGGTCAACAGGTTTTACGCTCATTGAAATGTTAATCACGTTAGCTATTGCTTCAATTCTCTTAGGTGTTGCTTACCCTGCTTTTAATAATATGATTAATGAAAATAGGCTTACTACAACCGCTAATTCTTTTATTGGAGCGTTAGCGATAGCACGTAACGAAGCTATTAAAAGAGGACAACAAATTAGTGTGGTTGCGAAGAGCAGCACTGCTGATAATGAGTGGGGAGGTGGATGGGAAGTCCGTGATGCTAATAATGAAGTGATTAGAGACTTTCCTTCACTTACTGAGCAAAGTATTGCGTTAAATAGCAATAATAATTTCAGTACCATTACTTTTAATTCGCGAGGGTTTCTTGCTACTACCCAAGACACGGTTGATATCCAACTACCAGGTGCAAACTCCAGCCGGTTGATAACTGTCACTGCTTCTGGAGTCACTAGAATAGAAAAAATAAAATAG
- the pilV gene encoding type IV pilus modification protein PilV — protein MPKALREINFKQQGVGLMEILISILVLSIGLLGLAGLQAVGLKNNSQSFDRSYAVFLANNILDRIRANPTADYTTGVDDAPGVAANSCETGTCNASALKDYDLAQWKCLLGRFNENNNCSTFTIGGDGQAVRVQGLLRDGTGSIEINGNTYTITVEWADPISTDPDNRSSYNMVTEI, from the coding sequence ATGCCAAAGGCCCTGCGAGAAATCAACTTTAAGCAGCAAGGTGTTGGATTAATGGAAATATTAATTTCAATACTTGTGTTGTCTATTGGGTTATTAGGATTAGCTGGTTTGCAAGCGGTTGGCTTGAAAAATAACAGTCAGTCATTTGATAGGAGTTATGCTGTTTTTTTAGCAAATAATATTTTGGATAGAATACGGGCTAATCCTACAGCAGACTATACAACAGGTGTTGATGATGCACCTGGTGTGGCTGCTAATAGCTGTGAGACTGGCACTTGCAATGCTAGTGCACTAAAAGATTATGATTTGGCACAGTGGAAATGCTTATTGGGTAGATTTAATGAAAATAATAATTGTTCGACTTTTACAATTGGTGGAGATGGACAAGCAGTTCGAGTACAAGGTTTGCTGAGAGATGGAACAGGATCAATCGAAATAAATGGTAATACTTACACCATTACGGTTGAATGGGCTGATCCTATCTCCACTGATCCAGATAACCGTTCTTCTTATAATATGGTCACGGAAATATGA